A part of Amycolatopsis lurida genomic DNA contains:
- a CDS encoding TOMM precursor leader peptide-binding protein encodes MREARSTSGSISGGLGFKRHLRVEVRAGNGAYLFSEQGVIAMRGAQVASVAALLDGTRDLDGLLSACPDGMSAEQVTGVLARLVEAGLVTVHVPDEISGDERALAYWDACGLDASAVAGRQKPATASLTAIGSGIDTSQVASGLAASGIEVVDTASELAIVLCDDYLDPRLAEIDAEHRRTGRPWLLARPSGSQVWIGPIMQPGRSGCWHCLTNRLWGHRHAEACVQEVLGHDGPASFPMPAVPPLTAAASHLISLEASKWLAGHRYPGQQAVWILDTLDLQGRLHELRRRPQCPECGDEGIVAARTAEPVVLREAKKATSGGGGHRTLTPVEVLDRYGHLVSPVTGIVKEISRDPRAPAFVNAYNSGGNVARRVRGEAGLQAGLRGENGGKGASPIDAEVGALCEAIERFSANYQGDELRIRDTFRALGEDAVHPNSCMLFDERQYESRVEWNAAHSNFQYVPERFDAEAAIDWTPLWSLSQQRRKLMPTAYLYYGVPWECGLTGMRADSNGCAAGSSVEDAILQGLLELVERDAVALWWYNRLPVPGVDIASFDDPWAEEMVGQYARAGRELWVLDLTADLGVPVMVALSRSIVGPRENVMMGFGAHLDPRTALRRAVSELNQLIPAVLANDVELDDPDAARWLRYATVANQPYLLPAPGRSAKRAADFKFVRRPDVRDDVECLVRRLSVLGMETLVLDQTRPDIDLPVVRVVVPGLRPFWSRFAPGRLFDVPVRLGRLAEPTPYERLNPFPMFL; translated from the coding sequence ATGCGTGAGGCACGGTCCACGTCCGGCTCGATCAGCGGTGGCCTGGGGTTCAAACGGCATCTGCGCGTGGAGGTCCGCGCGGGGAACGGGGCTTATCTGTTTTCGGAACAAGGGGTCATCGCGATGCGTGGCGCGCAGGTCGCGTCGGTGGCGGCGCTGCTCGACGGCACCCGTGACCTCGACGGACTCCTGTCCGCCTGCCCGGACGGGATGAGCGCCGAACAGGTCACCGGCGTGCTGGCCCGGCTGGTCGAGGCCGGTCTGGTCACCGTTCACGTCCCGGACGAGATCAGCGGGGACGAACGCGCGCTCGCGTACTGGGACGCGTGCGGCCTCGACGCCTCCGCGGTGGCCGGCCGTCAGAAGCCGGCGACGGCGAGCCTGACCGCGATCGGCAGTGGCATCGACACCTCACAGGTGGCGAGCGGGCTGGCCGCGAGCGGGATCGAAGTGGTCGACACCGCTTCCGAACTGGCCATCGTGCTGTGCGACGACTATCTCGACCCGCGCCTGGCGGAGATCGACGCCGAGCACCGGCGCACCGGGCGGCCCTGGCTGCTGGCCCGGCCGTCGGGTTCGCAGGTGTGGATCGGCCCGATCATGCAGCCCGGCCGGTCCGGCTGCTGGCACTGCCTGACGAACCGGTTGTGGGGGCACCGGCACGCCGAGGCCTGCGTGCAGGAGGTCCTCGGGCACGACGGCCCCGCCTCGTTCCCGATGCCGGCCGTGCCGCCGCTGACCGCGGCCGCGTCACATCTGATCTCCCTCGAAGCGTCCAAATGGCTGGCGGGACACCGCTATCCGGGACAACAGGCCGTGTGGATCCTGGACACCTTGGACCTGCAGGGGCGCCTGCACGAACTGCGGCGCCGTCCCCAGTGTCCCGAATGCGGTGACGAAGGGATCGTCGCCGCGCGGACGGCGGAACCGGTAGTGCTGCGGGAGGCCAAGAAGGCGACGTCGGGCGGTGGCGGGCACCGGACCCTCACCCCGGTCGAGGTGCTCGACCGCTACGGGCACCTGGTCAGCCCGGTCACCGGGATCGTCAAGGAGATCTCCCGCGACCCACGGGCGCCCGCGTTCGTGAACGCGTACAACTCCGGTGGGAACGTCGCGCGCCGCGTGCGAGGCGAGGCGGGGTTGCAGGCCGGGCTGCGGGGGGAGAACGGCGGCAAGGGCGCGAGCCCGATCGACGCCGAGGTCGGCGCGCTGTGCGAGGCGATCGAGCGGTTCTCGGCGAACTACCAGGGCGACGAACTGCGGATCCGCGACACCTTCCGCGCGCTCGGCGAGGACGCCGTCCACCCGAACTCGTGCATGCTCTTCGACGAGCGCCAATACGAAAGCCGCGTCGAGTGGAACGCCGCCCACTCCAACTTCCAGTACGTCCCGGAACGGTTCGACGCCGAAGCCGCCATCGACTGGACACCGCTGTGGTCGCTTTCGCAGCAGCGCCGGAAGCTGATGCCGACCGCGTACCTCTATTACGGGGTGCCGTGGGAATGCGGGCTCACCGGGATGCGCGCGGATTCCAACGGCTGCGCGGCCGGAAGCAGTGTCGAGGACGCGATCCTGCAGGGGTTGCTCGAACTCGTCGAACGCGACGCCGTCGCGCTGTGGTGGTACAACCGGCTTCCCGTTCCCGGCGTCGACATCGCTTCGTTCGACGACCCGTGGGCCGAGGAGATGGTCGGCCAGTACGCGCGGGCAGGCCGGGAATTGTGGGTCCTCGACCTGACGGCGGACCTCGGTGTTCCGGTGATGGTCGCGCTGTCCAGGAGTATCGTCGGGCCGCGCGAAAACGTCATGATGGGCTTCGGCGCCCACCTGGATCCCAGGACGGCGCTGCGGCGGGCGGTCAGCGAGCTCAACCAGCTGATCCCGGCGGTGCTCGCGAACGACGTCGAGCTCGACGATCCCGACGCGGCGCGGTGGCTCCGGTACGCGACGGTCGCCAACCAGCCGTATCTGCTGCCGGCGCCCGGCCGGTCGGCGAAACGGGCCGCGGACTTCAAGTTCGTCCGCCGTCCCGACGTCCGTGACGACGTGGAGTGCTTGGTACGCAGGCTTTCCGTGCTGGGAATGGAGACGCTGGTGCTGGACCAGACGCGGCCCGACATCGACCTCCCGGTGGTCCGGGTGGTCGTTCCGGGGCTGCGTCCGTTCTGGAGCCGCTTCGCTCCCGGACGGCTGTTCGACGTACCGGTGCGGCTGGGCAGGCTCGCCGAACCGACTCCCTACGAGCGGCTGAATCCGTTCCCCATGTTCTTGTAG
- a CDS encoding maleylpyruvate isomerase family mycothiol-dependent enzyme, with product MTSSRIRVPGWNTETAAEGYRQVRENFAILLADHAGAAERVVPACPQWTVRELVAHLAEICDRVITRFGGEACPVPETASAAEVLKLWLERGPEADALLAADGEGKGRGDILVMDAFTHELDLRYALGAPPPGAHAAWLRGFEVLVRGLGASLGRHGLPGMRIETEGATWIAGTEPVAAVLSGAPVDLYRSLAGRRSPAQIAAMDWLGDPEPWLRAFTWGPFAPPEEEIER from the coding sequence GTGACGAGCAGCCGAATTCGGGTCCCTGGCTGGAATACGGAGACAGCGGCCGAAGGGTATCGGCAGGTCAGGGAGAACTTCGCGATCTTGCTCGCCGATCACGCGGGCGCCGCCGAACGGGTCGTCCCGGCGTGTCCACAGTGGACAGTGCGCGAGCTGGTCGCGCATCTGGCCGAGATCTGTGATCGGGTGATCACCCGGTTCGGTGGCGAGGCCTGTCCGGTGCCGGAGACGGCGTCGGCCGCCGAGGTGCTGAAGCTCTGGCTCGAACGGGGTCCCGAGGCCGACGCCCTCCTCGCCGCCGATGGCGAGGGGAAGGGCCGCGGCGACATCCTGGTGATGGACGCCTTCACCCACGAGCTCGATCTCCGGTACGCGCTCGGCGCTCCACCGCCCGGGGCGCACGCCGCCTGGCTGCGGGGATTCGAAGTGCTCGTCCGCGGCCTCGGCGCTTCGCTGGGCAGGCATGGACTGCCCGGGATGCGGATCGAGACCGAGGGCGCGACCTGGATCGCCGGTACCGAACCGGTCGCCGCGGTGCTCTCGGGCGCGCCCGTGGATCTTTACCGATCGCTCGCCGGGCGCCGGAGCCCGGCCCAGATCGCCGCCATGGACTGGCTTGGCGATCCCGAGCCGTGGCTCCGGGCCTTCACCTGGGGGCCGTTCGCCCCGCCGGAAGAGGAGATCGAGCGGTGA
- a CDS encoding AfsR/SARP family transcriptional regulator: MYTGSRVADTHHGSAPNPIPVTPASPVRFTLLGPLELVRDGIDYAPTTPKLLQVLAMLVMSPGKIVPIDTIVRELWADDPPRSVRTTMHTYVYQLRKCIEENELAPYGETMLATKPPGYVFRIAPEQVDVFQFQELQQRGRELQLRGEHIEAAKAFRSALALWSGPPLANVHCGPVLSAYSVDLVEQRRSTLHLRIEADIAAGMRHELIGELRSLVAANPLDEALHGQLIRVLGRSGRRSDALATYRQVRTRLNYELGVEPCDELQVLHHDLLSEGEPA; the protein is encoded by the coding sequence ATGTACACCGGATCACGAGTAGCGGACACGCACCACGGCTCGGCACCCAACCCGATTCCGGTCACGCCCGCAAGCCCCGTCCGTTTCACCCTCCTCGGCCCGCTCGAACTCGTGCGGGACGGGATCGACTACGCGCCGACGACACCGAAGCTGCTCCAGGTGCTCGCCATGCTGGTGATGAGCCCGGGGAAGATCGTGCCCATCGACACGATCGTGCGGGAACTGTGGGCCGACGACCCGCCGCGCAGCGTCCGCACCACCATGCACACCTACGTCTACCAGCTGCGCAAGTGCATCGAGGAGAACGAGCTCGCCCCGTACGGTGAGACCATGCTGGCGACGAAACCGCCGGGGTACGTGTTCCGGATCGCCCCCGAGCAGGTGGACGTCTTCCAGTTCCAGGAGCTGCAGCAACGGGGCCGGGAACTGCAACTGCGCGGCGAGCACATCGAAGCGGCGAAAGCCTTCCGCTCCGCGCTCGCCCTGTGGTCGGGGCCGCCGCTGGCGAACGTCCATTGTGGACCGGTGTTGTCGGCGTACTCGGTCGACCTCGTCGAACAGCGGCGCAGCACCCTGCACCTGCGGATCGAGGCCGACATCGCGGCCGGGATGCGGCACGAGCTGATCGGTGAACTGCGTTCCCTGGTCGCCGCGAATCCGCTGGACGAGGCCCTGCACGGGCAGTTGATCCGCGTGCTCGGCCGCAGCGGGCGGCGTTCCGACGCGCTCGCCACGTACCGTCAGGTGCGGACTCGGCTCAACTACGAACTGGGCGTCGAACCCTGTGACGAACTGCAGGTACTGCACCACGACCTGCTTTCCGAGGGTGAACCCGCGTGA
- a CDS encoding copper resistance CopC/CopD family protein: MTRRLFALLALLAACFGVAVLTAAPASAHVELLSSNPADGARLTSAPARVSLTLSENIGIQPNSIKVVDQQGTDVVAGPVFQPGEVAEEVAVALEPDLPDGSYLVEYAFVSADSHPVRGTIAFVIGTGPLITSAGAVSASTGTDPVTDALFTTFRWGSFGGVALLGGLVFMLVCRPEGRADPSARKLITAGLWLSGVTAVAGFLLQGPYVAGRGVGALFDPALIEATLRVAYGKLLLLRLAAIVALAVIVRRLLTSGLPERLRSRYENLGIAAGFIVMLSFSATGHAVADKIMFLSVSADLAHFGAMAVWVGGLIQLAVLLRGRYSASEAEPALARFHPIATRSIVIMVVSGAYLGFRLVPSVEALWTSAYGIVFLLKLTGFAVLLWVANLSRNAVRRGISGRGGTGVVTADLRKLRISVGVEVLIVAVVLALAAALSSMSPTG, translated from the coding sequence GTGACCAGGAGGCTCTTCGCGCTACTGGCGTTGCTGGCGGCGTGTTTCGGGGTCGCGGTGCTCACCGCGGCCCCGGCCTCGGCCCACGTCGAACTCCTTTCCTCGAACCCCGCCGACGGCGCCCGGCTCACCTCGGCCCCCGCCCGGGTCTCGCTCACCCTGTCGGAGAACATCGGCATCCAGCCGAATTCGATCAAGGTCGTCGACCAGCAAGGCACCGACGTGGTGGCCGGCCCGGTGTTCCAGCCGGGCGAGGTCGCCGAAGAGGTCGCCGTCGCACTCGAACCCGACCTTCCGGACGGCAGTTATCTCGTCGAGTACGCCTTCGTCTCGGCCGACTCGCATCCGGTGCGCGGCACGATCGCCTTCGTGATCGGCACCGGCCCCCTGATCACGTCGGCGGGCGCGGTGTCCGCCTCCACCGGGACCGATCCGGTGACCGACGCGCTGTTCACCACCTTCCGCTGGGGCTCCTTCGGCGGTGTCGCGCTGCTGGGCGGACTGGTGTTCATGCTGGTCTGCCGTCCGGAGGGCCGCGCCGATCCGTCGGCGCGGAAGCTGATCACCGCGGGTCTGTGGCTCTCGGGGGTCACGGCCGTGGCCGGGTTCCTGCTGCAAGGTCCGTACGTCGCGGGCCGCGGGGTGGGCGCGCTCTTCGATCCGGCGCTGATCGAGGCGACCCTGCGGGTGGCGTACGGGAAGCTCCTGCTCCTGCGCTTGGCCGCGATCGTCGCGCTCGCCGTGATCGTGCGACGGCTGCTCACGAGTGGCCTGCCGGAGCGGCTGCGCTCGCGCTACGAGAACCTCGGCATCGCCGCCGGGTTCATCGTGATGCTGAGCTTCTCCGCGACCGGGCACGCGGTGGCCGACAAGATCATGTTCCTCTCGGTCAGCGCCGACCTGGCGCATTTCGGCGCGATGGCCGTCTGGGTCGGCGGGCTGATCCAGCTGGCCGTGCTCCTGCGCGGCAGATATTCGGCGTCCGAGGCCGAGCCGGCGCTGGCGCGGTTCCATCCGATCGCCACCCGGTCGATCGTGATCATGGTGGTCAGCGGCGCCTACCTGGGCTTCCGGCTCGTGCCGTCGGTGGAGGCGCTCTGGACGTCGGCCTACGGCATCGTCTTCCTGCTGAAGCTGACCGGGTTCGCCGTGTTGCTGTGGGTGGCGAACCTCAGCCGCAACGCCGTGCGGCGAGGGATCTCCGGGCGCGGCGGCACCGGCGTGGTGACCGCCGACCTGCGGAAACTGCGGATCAGCGTCGGGGTCGAGGTGCTGATCGTCGCCGTGGTGCTCGCGCTGGCCGCGGCGCTGTCCTCGATGTCCCCGACCGGCTGA
- a CDS encoding YciI family protein, whose translation MKYMIMITMNPTAWDALPEEERDEVVARIDPFMKKLTESGELLGTQALGEPKESTVVRVRDGVPVVTDGPFAESKEYLAGFYLVECDSKERAIEIAGQIPDAHINAMEIRPVVFSSGDPA comes from the coding sequence ATGAAGTACATGATCATGATCACCATGAACCCCACCGCGTGGGACGCCCTTCCCGAGGAGGAGCGCGACGAGGTGGTCGCCCGTATCGACCCTTTCATGAAGAAGCTCACCGAGAGCGGCGAACTGCTGGGGACGCAGGCGCTGGGGGAGCCGAAGGAGAGCACGGTGGTGCGGGTGCGTGACGGCGTCCCGGTGGTCACCGACGGCCCGTTCGCGGAGTCGAAGGAGTACCTGGCCGGCTTCTACCTGGTCGAATGCGACAGCAAGGAGCGCGCGATCGAGATCGCGGGCCAGATCCCGGACGCGCACATCAACGCGATGGAGATCCGGCCGGTGGTGTTCTCGTCGGGAGACCCCGCTTAG
- a CDS encoding winged helix-turn-helix transcriptional regulator, which translates to MSIRTYGQFCGLARALEIIGERWSLLIVRDLVLGPKRFTELQAGLPKIPPSTLSARLNELEQSGVLRRRLLPQLDAAVVYELTEYGSELDQIVLDLGLWGARSLGQPSADDVFTLDSAILSLYTTFRSEKAKGVQVTYELRYPGEMILHAIVEDGALKVAEGAHPGADAVIEPLGPFIKDLLTGDLTAADATRTGKIRLEGAFEYLELFAELFHIPAAPKVTEGIVVR; encoded by the coding sequence ATGAGCATTCGTACCTATGGACAGTTCTGCGGTCTGGCCAGGGCGCTGGAGATCATCGGCGAACGCTGGTCGCTGCTGATCGTCCGTGACCTCGTCCTCGGCCCGAAGCGGTTCACCGAGCTGCAGGCGGGCCTGCCCAAGATCCCGCCGAGCACACTCTCCGCGCGGCTCAACGAACTCGAGCAGTCCGGGGTGCTCCGCCGCCGCCTGCTCCCCCAGCTCGACGCCGCGGTGGTCTACGAGCTCACCGAGTACGGCAGCGAACTCGACCAGATCGTGCTGGACCTCGGCCTCTGGGGTGCCCGGTCGCTCGGGCAGCCGTCCGCCGACGACGTCTTCACCCTGGACTCGGCGATCCTCTCGCTGTACACGACCTTCCGGAGCGAGAAGGCCAAGGGCGTCCAGGTCACCTACGAACTGCGCTACCCGGGCGAGATGATCCTGCACGCGATCGTCGAGGACGGCGCGCTCAAGGTCGCGGAGGGCGCGCACCCCGGCGCCGACGCGGTCATCGAACCGCTCGGCCCGTTCATCAAGGACCTGCTGACCGGGGACCTCACCGCCGCCGACGCGACCCGAACCGGCAAGATCCGCCTCGAAGGCGCCTTCGAATACCTCGAACTGTTCGCGGAATTGTTCCACATTCCCGCGGCCCCCAAAGTGACCGAAGGAATCGTCGTCCGCTGA
- a CDS encoding metal-sensitive transcriptional regulator, which translates to MTGYGTEREAYLKRLRRIEGQIRGLQRMVEEDKYCIDILTQVSAATKALQSFSLELLDEHLATCVVHAAAAGGEEADLKVREASDAIARLVRS; encoded by the coding sequence ATGACGGGCTACGGCACCGAGCGGGAGGCCTATCTCAAGCGCCTGCGCCGGATCGAAGGACAGATCCGCGGCTTGCAGCGGATGGTCGAGGAGGACAAGTACTGCATCGACATCCTGACGCAGGTGTCCGCGGCCACGAAGGCGCTGCAGTCGTTCTCCCTCGAACTGCTGGACGAGCACCTCGCCACCTGCGTGGTCCACGCGGCCGCCGCGGGCGGCGAAGAGGCCGACCTCAAGGTCCGGGAGGCGTCCGACGCAATCGCCCGGCTGGTCCGGTCCTGA